The genomic region GAGCCCGAGAAGAACCGCCGCTGAACACAGAGGGAATGTTACTATAACAGGTGATTTAATAACACGATATTTTGTAACAAGAGTCAGCTGACAACGAGAGGCGGGACAAAAATGTGATTTCCTTGTTTCTCATTGGCCAATAATGTTAAATAAAAAACCTTTGAACACATAATATATTTCTCTATAAATAGTATACAATAATACAATTATCTTGTATGTtttaatatctgacataaaaGTGAATGTATAGCTACAGATAGATTATGTCTATTTTTTTCAATCTGTGTTGTCGGAACTAAATAACGATGCTGCTAGTTTGAGTGGGAAAACATTATTCGGGACACAACTACGTACTTCCGAGTGGGACGAAATTACACGTCAGATGAATGAGAATCGTTGCTGGGCTCGATTTGTGTAAATCAATTTCAAGTTTTATTTTCAAGTTGTGCACGACGTGCATGTTCAGAGATATAAAGTAAAAATGTCCAACTCTGTAATCTCCGTCATATCTCGGTTCTTGGAGGAATACACGACCAGTACGTCGAACAAGCTGAAACTGGTCGATGCTTACCTGCTGTACATCTTGCTAACTGGAGCGTTGCAGTTCTTGTACTGTTTGTTGGTTGGCACGTTCCCATTCAACAGTTTTTTGTCCGGCTTCATCTCGTGTGTCGGTTCCTTCATTCTTGGAGGTAGGCTACTCGGGATAGTTACAGTAGTTAGTGTTGTGTTTAACTGTATTTAGTTTTGATGGCGGTTTCCGGATAATCTGGCAGTGGCAAGCCATTTGAACGACGGTGAACGAGGTTCCACCgataagttaggctacattaaacacattttaggtctgtatggttttatttcaggGAGCCCAAAATCTCCGAATGGTTGCAAGTGGCATAGTAGTTGATGAATTACCTAAACATAAACCATTCTATCAAGTATACGTAAATTGTCATGCTCCTAAGTTCAATGTATTGGGGAGGGGTCTGTGTACTCTGCAGGTTACAGAACCTGGACCTCGTATCACCATTCACACACTTGTCTCTGTCCTGTCTCCAGTTTGCCTCCGTATCCAGATCAATCCTCAGAATAAAGGCGACTTCCTGACGGTGTCCCCCGAGCGAGCATTCGCTGACTTCCTGTTCGCTCACACAGTCCTACATCTGGTAGTGATGAACTTCATTGGATGAATTGGTTCTGTACGGTTGACCTCAGCTGGTATGTATTGCCGTAAAATACGAGACACCAAAACCATGCTAAACCTGGGCaattgaaaataacacaatgtaggcctaatccATAAAATACTAACACTAATTGTATCATTACATTATAACGGATTATCACCCGCATAAAGTCTTCCCAATATGTAACACCTCTCCTGATACACTGTCTCACTATCCTATTGATGACATTCAACGCCCCTCCTAACCTTTGCCCTCCATATGTCACAGAACTCCTACAGATTTATACACCCTCCTGTTCACTACCTTCATCTACAGCTGGATTATTGACAGTGCCAAACATTGCTCACCACAATGGGAGCTAAGGCCTTTATGCTGCAGCCAAACTGTTGAACTCACTCCCCTCACACATCCGTGCTCTCGACTCCATCTCACCATACAAAACGGCTCTTAAAACCCACCTTTTAAAGATAGCTTATGGACTTTCACtaccactgttttttttttttgtgtgctgatcattattatttttgacCTTGGGTGCTTTGAAAGGCGCTGTGTAGCAAAtagcatttattattattattattattattattattattattattggggccaagcagcgaagctgcgaaggcacccattgagttactagcttttcctattattatacttccgccattggagtctatggcagcccatagaacgcctggctaaaaagtgcagattttttgacaaagttttgggacactccactgaccacacTCATTTAtggacctctaaacccagccctctagcgccaccaacaggtcaaaatctggccgaaaattgaaccgctgggtctgattcagcactgtcccatgatcactctcaccaatttccagaactctatgcccaacactctagcgccaccaatgggtcgaacctggattgcattcactcatgtgaccattgaatggtgtgtctgattttcacatatcaggcacagttggaatccctggaccgacctaagttcaatgacccctattacgtcactttccgccatattggacctccgccatattgaatttagtccaaactctacgaaaagtttcagcggtcagaaatttcatccgattttcacggaacttggcggagatgatcttctgcccgagccgcacaaaagatacttgtcagatttttcaatttcatttttgtttgcccatGACTGCCAATCAAATATATATGGcgatgaagccgccaaacaggaagtggactaacatctccgtggtactttgagttaacataacaaaactcgataccattagtcaTGACAccgtcccaatcactcacagcaatttttatgcatatacattgaacactctagcgccaccaccagttcaatgctggacatgcgttcatgcgcatgatccttgactcttttgtctgattttcacaactgaggtagcgtctgaatccttggaccatcccgagttcatcgacccctatCCCGTCACTTTCCGCTATATTGGacttggacctccgccatattggatttaatacaaactctatgaaaagtttcagcggttacaaatttcatccgattttcaaggaacttggcggagatgatcttctgacCAAGCCACACAAACGATACTTTtatttcaagtttatttgcccatgacagccaatcacacatggctATGATGCTgcctaacaggaagtgggctaacatccaaacttggtatagagacttggtacctgattgtggggacacactaggaaattggcatcatttggcctctatagagggcgctgcaatacaggaagtgagcttgtatctcagcaacgctttgatgtacaaagtccaaacttggtataaggaccTGTTACCATATTGTgatgacgcactaggaaattggcatcatttggcctctataggagGCGCTGCAATACGGGAAGTGAACTCGTATCTCAGCAACgatttgatgtatgaagtccaaacttaatATAGAGACaaagtagctgattgtgaggacatgcaaggaaattggtctcatttggcctctaggggtgctgtaatagacaaattgagctcacatctcagcaactctttggtgtatgaagtccagggacatggtagctgattgtgagaacgcacaagcacattggtgtaattttcgcctctaggggcactataacaaagtaaatgagcttatttctcagccattctttatccaattgcaatcaaactggctgtgagtgcttgctcatgccatggcaacgccattcctgctatagcgcactgcttggcccccacattgatgcttgcagctatatttattattattagttcaTAAAGACATATTGGCACATGGCCTAAACACGTAGGCCTGTTAGCATGAATCTTGACCAGAAATTGCACAAAACTGAACGGAAAGAATGCAAGTAAAAGAAATTAAGATGGTAAACCAAcccttgctttaagccctgacACTGATATGCAGTATCTTTGATGGAATTTCCCCATCTACATTAATGGGAGATCTGTTAAAAGCTTGCATAATATTTCTGATTTATATATCAAAATGGGAATTAGGATGTCTTGTAAGTGCTTCTTTACATTTCAAGTCAAATGTAATACAATATCTAGCCTATTGCTGTAGCTGAAAGGCTGCATAGAGCTGTGTGCAGAATTTTGTAGAACTGTCTAGTCAAATTAGGATGACCTCACTGTTGTATGTTGTAAGGAATTCATTTCTCCCGCAAAAACCACCACTACAATCCAATCCAAGCCTACAGagaccagaggggtatttcacaaaacctagataagggattaagctgggatttttaggttatcctgaatgaatttagccttgacttggtttcacaaaagagatggcacataaattaccatggggatttattctctgcacctagcctggtcccgaccaggctaacagccaagctaagttaattcgaatggtaattatgtcgtgttattggttcagctagctgtcattcacatcagacctccgtgctaatttttaaggagctttattccatttataaactatttgctaaatgtatttgctcgcaaaacaaaacagattgtctgcctactaccatatggttattattttaattgtgatagccttataattattaacataggcctaggtactcattgtttgcttattttactAATAtacgtttgatgaatagcctactgtagttgattggaagtggaggggcaagttttcgaaggtattttcaactatatataaaggtatatcatactatgtacatctttgcagtggcaagcgctttcttaatgacgttgtgtgccgagacaaggaagcactcacatgtgggtgcatacgtaaatttgcattcagttggtctaccacgcctactcctgctgtttttcagaaatagccatgattccccattccaaaaaggacaactttacttcattgttagtctatatccaaagcggttgttcactttgtgtgaacgacgctattttccgcgtctttttttattccaaccgtaCAACAGCAACAAGAACGCGCACATATCatgaattacttacacctggcttgataTAGTCGCTcttactcatcctggattggcattagtgaaacgagttgagctaggatgaccagacaacgctatgtcaaacctcgctttatcacttgtcttggatgtcttaattctgcctttgtgaaatactcctggttatttttttttttacagtgtattcacgGAATGGCCAGCAGGCGGTTGTGAGAAgttgattgctgaatgtgacaaaaaatgttatgggctggAAATCATGTACAATCACTGACTGCGCCTTTAACAAACCCAGTGTATCCTCCTGTCTATTAGACACGGTGTTTGTGATCAAACGTTACCAATTCGAATTTCAACTGAAATTTGTCTAATAAGCCGGTCACCAGTTTTTCGCCTCTTAAGCTAATATTAAATGTGTGTTAAGTAAAATGAATCTATTGCCTATTGCTAATGTGCACCAGCGCATTGACTGGTGCTGCAAATTACTGCTATCCTATTACActttgtagcctaccatgatgataatcatatctgttgttagtcgtggcctactggttagcgcgtaaccggagggttgccggttcgaaccccgaccagtaggcacggctgaagtgcccttgagtaaggcaccaaacccctcactgctctccgagcgccgctgttgttgcaggcagctcactgccccgggattagtgtgtgcttcacctcactgtgtgcttcactaattcacggattgggataaatgcagagaccaaatttccctcacaatATCTTATACTTATATTCAAGTCCCTGGTCAGAAAATGAAGAATTTGATTATAGAACCCATTAACAGTGCAAATGATTTACAGCACACATGAAAAAGAATACTTTAAaattttcaccttaatataacctttacgatgccaatttgatggtaaagaACTTCTAGTAGGCGAAtcgcatagctatacagcataacGAGTCGCTATCGGAAAAAAAGCAgtgcaacttcaagaacggcCTAACAAATGTCGCGAGAATTGtaaaacattaccttgtcagtagctatagctctttggagatagtttttgcctgttgttactCCTTCAGcttcacaacaaaagcattcTCATTGTGTGCAAGAGGGACAAGTTacaagaagtttgctatttacaacaacAGTGTAACAGCAGAGTAAGTATTCTAGAAAATGTGCTTAATTTGGTATGTTTGTTGCAGATCAGATGCCTCCACTCTACAGCCTTACCGGAAAATCATCAGAAACATGGGAACATGGCTTTGTGACAACAGCATGAAAACATGGAATTGTGGAATTGCAATGGCCAGTGGAAACAACCACTCTGATCTTAGCCTGATTGGAAGAAATAACAGCTGATAGAATTTTGCACAACCAACGATGTTGCAGtttgcatgtttttgtttgttttcttctttGTTTTGTGTCTACTTTTTATAACATGTTTCCTATGTGTTGGCACTGAAATAAAGTGAGTCAACTAAAGTCTAGTTAGTCCTGGTTTTCCCTTTTTACCCTGACTGCAGCCTGCTTTAGGGCCTGCTAATCACTGAGGGTTAATTGACGGTTGATTTGTGATAGCAGTCAATCTTTATTTTTGTATAGTACCTTCCTTACAGAGTAACAATGCAAGGTGTTTCACAATAATGCACAAGACAGCATAAAAACAATATGAGACATGGCAAAAAATAGAAGGACTAGTAAGACAAGCAGAGTGGGAAGATTAAGACAATGGTTCTTAAAACCCCTAAAAAAAGTCTTAAACCCttaacatgcatacatacagtactacaTACAGCCTTGGAATCAACTCTCATTTGTGCAACTAGGTCCTAGACTTCCTGACCAACAGACCACAAATAGTGTGCATGGGTAAGCACCTCTCCTCCATAACACTGAGCACTTGGGCCCCCCAGGGTTGTGTTCTGAGCCCACTCACTGTAAATCTCCAACTGTAAACCTCCAACCTGTAAACCTGATTCCAACATCAtaatcaagtttgcagatgacaccatCGTGATTGGAGTTTAAGCAACAACAACGAGGAGGCCTACAGGAGGGAGGTGGGAAACCTACTGGAATGGAGCCAAAACAATAGTCTGGTTCTCAACCCTAGGAAAACGAAAGAAATTATTCTGGACTTCAGGAGGCATAGAAAAGATGGTCACCGTCCCATCAGCATCAACAATGAGGTGGTCGAGATGGTTTAGACCTTTAAGTACCTGGGAGTACAACTCAACTGTGACCTGACATGGTCTACCAACACCAAAGCGATGGCAAATAAGGGGCTCCAGAGAATGTACTTCCTAAGGTGCCTGAGGCAGGCCCATCTCCCgcaacaactgctaataaacttctacAGATGTACCATTGAGTGTATCACATACTGCATCACCACTTGGTATCCTGGCTGCACCGTGGACAACAGGAAGGCCCTATAACGCATCATCACTACAGCACAGAAAATCATCGGAACACAGCTCTCATCACTGGAAGAAATTCACAGAACCTGCTGTAGCAAGAATGTCCTAAGCATTTACAAGGATCCAACCCATCCTGGACACTGCCTCTTCACCCTCCTGCCATCTGGCAGGCGCTACAGAGCACGCACCAGTAGGCTTTTGAACACTTTTTATCCTCATGGCATTGCACTGATGAACACACTCCACCTCCtctgccccccaccaccccaaccTGTGTGCTAGTGTAAACACATTAGTCGCATTAATCATCTACATACAtgaaaatggtaaaacaaatacaaataaatagatACAGTAATACAAAtgagaaatgacaaaaaaagaaaagaagataaAAGGTTAGGAAGATGCTGGattaaaatattgttttctGATTTTGTTTGAATGTATTCCATGACTGCAAATCCTTACCATGTGTGAAAGTTTATTCCAAAGGCAAGGGTCACAGGCACTCAAACTAAAAGCACTTATGAACATATCCCAGTCCAAATCCATGCACAACATTCTTCATCAGCATCATGGCACTGAAAGGGTTACAGGCGTCCTCCACATCTGGAGGCCACATCTGGTCACGTGAGTTGGGAGAAATGAAAGCAAATGTGAAGGATGTCCTGGTTCTCAGAGCAGCGAAGGACTTGGGAAACCCGCTGTTCGGAATGTGTGTCCTGGGGAAGGAAAACATGAtgcctctccttttctcttgtcTTTTCGTCCTCTTGCAGCTGTCCGGTAAGTGCTTTCAGTAGATGTAAGCAGTAAAATGTAAGTGACTATTTGCACTCCAACTTTTTGTGATTTGAGTTGGACATGGGTTTAGTTCTACTGATATGTTGATTGTTGTTGCTGATATCTGCATCTGAGCGGAAAATAATGGTTCTCTCCTTACATCTGGATGAATTGGGTGTTAGTCATCACACAATCAATTACAAATCAGTGTTTTTAAACAAATCCCAAAAGGTATAAACATTAGTATTGTTTGTTTAAACTATGACGTTCTCTCACTGACTTTTCCAAGTTATGGTCTAGTTCAATTCCAATCATCTATTTGTTGCTTAATTCTTCTGTTGAGCACAAGTCAAAGCAAATAGTGTCATAGTAAGGTCTGTCTCAAGGATCAATGTGAAGCCAAGGTCAGTGTTAACACTCTCAtactagaaaacaaacaggGCAGTGAAATGGACACAGaatgtactgtagatgtgtgCTGCCAATATATTAGAGAGTAAAGCTTGCCTGGACATTGCTCCCTTAACACTGTGTTCTCCTTTTGGTGCCTCATATTGAGCAACGTTTGCAAAATTAGATGTGCGGAACAGTTAAAGAGAACTGAAAGTCATTTTAAGAAAAATCAAAACAGTAAGTACTAGATAGATGGCACATTTATAATATACACTTATTGGACAAAAGAATTGGGACACTCAATTCATCAATCACTCGATTCATGTGTTTCATAGAAGTTCCCCTATAGGTGTAATGGCCCAATGCATTTGTCGATATATTGTATTTCACTTCCCCATTCCCTTCAACCACATTGGTCAATGCCCATGAAAAATGTGAATGACTTGATAGTGAATGACTTTTGTGTCCTGGTAGGGAACCTGGCTTTAGT from Alosa alosa isolate M-15738 ecotype Scorff River chromosome 1, AALO_Geno_1.1, whole genome shotgun sequence harbors:
- the dad1 gene encoding dolichyl-diphosphooligosaccharide--protein glycosyltransferase subunit DAD1 — its product is MSNSVISVISRFLEEYTTSTSNKLKLVDAYLLYILLTGALQFLYCLLVGTFPFNSFLSGFISCVGSFILGVCLRIQINPQNKGDFLTVSPERAFADFLFAHTVLHLVVMNFIG